Genomic segment of Phormidium ambiguum IAM M-71:
TAAACTGTTGACCAGGTTGGGTTTGAGTGCGAATTCTCAGCAAAATACCATGCTGGTCAAACTTTTCCATCCCCAAAATATCAGGTTCACCGAGCAGTTGCACGCCCCAAACGGGATCGGTTTGCATTGTCTTAAAGACTTCCTTCATCAGAGTCATAGCTTTTTTAATATCGCTATCGTAATCAACCAAAACAGTAAAATCCATCCGTGACCAGTCTTTTGAACTGTTAATAATCTGATTGATTTCACCATTGCGAATAGTGATCAGTTCTCCGGGAGAACTGCGAATTTGGGTTAAGAACAAACCCATGTCTTCTACGATTCCAGTGGCATCTTTGATAGTTATACTATCTCCTACTGTGAAGGCATCTTTTGCCAGCAACATCCAACCAGTCAAGGCATCTTTGATCGATGATTGTAAAGCCAGAGAAGCAGCAAGTCCCAGAACCCCAATTTCTGTAAATAGGGTCAATCCGGTTGAGAGCGAGAACAAAGTGTAGGCGAGAATTAGACCAACACCAACCAGAAGCATGGTAGTTATGCTCTTCCAGGCGGGAGAAAGGGTGAGTAATCGTCTGCGGCGACGTTCAATTTGAGCGATCGGCAACCGCTCTTCTGTTCCCACCCATTTGGTCAATAACCAATCAATTAGCAAATGGCTCCAGTTAATCACAATAGCGATCGTCAGTCCAATCAGTAACAATCCGATCGGTTGTCTAAATAGTAGAACTCCCAGCAATCGCGTTTGAGGAAAACGTTGCAAAATCCAGGCTAGACCAATTACCCCCACCCCCAGCAGCAACAGTTGTAAAATCCGTTTCTGCCAGGTCTTGCGATCGATCCGACGTTTGAGAGCTAAAAGGTGTTGCTGCTGTTCAGAGGCATCCGGGGACAGTTCTCCATTCATCCCAACCGCTGTCTGTTGTTCGATCAGCAACTCTTGATAATTATTAAACTCCTGACGTAATCGCCGCCGAACCTTGCCAATCCGTTGTTGCCACCAAAACAAGAGCGCGATCGACAAGATAGCGATCGCACCGACTATTCCAGCCGATTGAATTTGTGTTCTCCAAACATCGGGTTTTCGTTCCTCTATCGCCTGTAACAGTGCTTGTCGAATTTGTTCGGCATACTCCTGGGCTACTTCCGATTCCGTTAACCCATAAATTTCCGCATCTAGGGCTGTGACGGTGATAATCGGTTTGGTCGTTTCCCCGTTCAATGCCACTTGGACTGCCATTTGTTTATTTAACTGCGTGGTAAAGACTTGCAGTGACCGTGAATCGACACGATTTTCGATCAGGTATTGCACTTGGGAGTTCAAACGATTTTCAATCCGATTGCGTCGAATTTCGAGAGTACCTAATCCCCATCGATCGTTTTTCTCGTTTTTGCGCTCTGCGGCGATCGAAAACAGATTGCGACCATCTAGCCGCACAGGGGCATAGGCAACATCTCCTATCAGCCCAAAGGGTTTCCATTGCAGTGCGCCTTCCAATTCTTCTGTGTGAGCGATTGTCATTGAACTAAACAGTAACCACACACAAGTCATTAAGCCGATCGCCAAGTACTTAAATTTGGATTTTTGCAAGTAAATAGGCTCACTCCTACCCCAAAGCACATCTAAATTTTTGAGCAAGCATAACCCAAGTTCTTGTCATTTTACGCCAAAGGTAAAAAAATCTTGCTAAGTATCTTAAAATCCTCAAAGAACAAATTTTTTGACAATAACAACCGGAGTTAGATCGACTACCGGGCGCTTATTTCAACAATTTAAGGACTATTATGAAAAAAACTCATTTTTTAGTTTGCGGAATTGTTGCCACAGGAGCATCTGCTGCTCTTTTAACTGCTGTTTCCCATGCTCAAACTCCTCCTCCTCTCCCACCATTACAAAGAAATTGCGTTTTTCTCAAGGAGGTTTCTACAGGGCAGATCCAGATTAGAAAAGTGGTACGGGTAGGCAATGAAAATACCGATTTTGCTGTTCCTACGGGAATACGATTTACATCCTACGTTGCTCAATTCTTGCCGGAAAATAATGCTAACTACCAAGCTAATTTGTTTTTCAAATACAATGACGGCAGCAATGCAAGAGTATTTAGTAAAACGATTGCAGGTAAACGATTCCAGCGTGAAGTAGGAGCTTTTCGTTCTCCCACTGGAAGGCAACCTTTTCAGATCAACTTTAATGTTTCTAGTAATCGCAACAATGCCTATCAGGTTGCAGTGATGGCTTGTCGATAGTTAATAATTAAAGATACAGGATAATTGAAATTTCTCTCAATTATCCTCACAACAGACCTAAAGTTGTTCAGCCCTATTTTCGCTGAACAGTAAACGGTAGCCAATTTAATTTTTTATTTGAACAACAGAGAGGTGATTCTCCAAAGCAGAATCACCCCTCTTGCGATTACTGTCGTGCCATAACGATCCGCATTTCAGCTTCCGTGTCCTTGAGGGCATCTATAGCAAACATTTAGGTATTCCATATTAGTCGATCGGGATCAGCGCCTCTGCCCACCAATCGGGAGGTGGAACCTGGAAGGGCGTGAAGGTGGTGCGTTGTTCCCCTGCGATCGGCGGCAGTTGGCTTTCCACCTTCGCCTGACGGGAGACGATCGCATCCTTCGTAATGTTGATGACGGTTAAATCCTGAGTCTGGAGCACTGCCCCTTGGTATACCCCGCCCAATTCTGCAAAGAGCATCGCCACCACCTCCGGCGACAGCAGCGTGTGCCAGAGACAGGCTAGACGTGGTTGCACCAGACTGAACACCTTGCCAGCCGCCTTGGGCGAAGTGTGCGCGGCTTCGAGGGCGATCGTTGCCCGCTCGATGGAAAGCCCTGATGCCGCCGCCAACGCCGCTGCGGGCGGGAAGCATTCGTGAACCAGCACATCCACCCCCTTGCAGGCGTTCACTAGAGGCCAGCCCGGTAGGGAATCCCCGGAGAAGGCGAAGGACAGGCCAGCGAAATCGAGCCGATAGCCGACTGCACCGCTGATGCAATGGACAACGGGGAACGACGTTACCGTAACGCCGTTCTGCTTGTAGATTACCTGGGTCTGGCTGAAGTCAAACTCGCTGGCTACAATCTTCATGCTTTCTGGGTTGATAGGCCCTTGTCCGGCTTCGGTATCCCAGGACAGCGCCGACTCGATCGCCTCACAGAAATGCTTCGTGCCAAGGTGAGGTGTCGTGCCGCTAGGCCCCCAGACATAGATCGGCCCATCGGCTCGCCCCACCTTCGAGAAGCTGCCGCTCAGGGTCAGAATGTCGCCCATGTGGTCGGCGTGCAGATGGGTGATGAACAGCTTGTCGAGCAGGTTTACGGGCAGTTTCAGGCTGGCATAGTTGATCAGGGAACCCGTTCCCAAGTCGAACAGCAGCAGGTCGCGCTGGGGATTACCAATCTCCACCAGGATGCTCGGTGAAGCCTGGGCACGGGTCGGCCAGGGATTGCCGCTGCCCAGTACCGTCACCCGCAGTTCGCCATCCTCAAGCGCCTCCTCTCCCGGAATGAACACCTCAGCGTATTGCCGCTTGGGGGTGCCGATGATAGGTGTCAGGGTCATTGCCTGGGTGCCGCCCAGATAAGCCAATGTTGGCAGGGTAGGGGCTTCGCCAGTAGTCTGGGTATCGATATTTGTTGTATCAGTGTTTGTCATAGTAGTTCTCGTAGTTAGATATAGTGGAGTAAAATCCCAGGTCACGCTTGGGTAACTCAGAAGGGACTAGCCTGAAGATGCCTGCTCGCCAAATACAGCCGCAGCGGTCTTGACCGCTTCCAATGCGGCGGGAAAGCCCGCATACACGGCCATTTGCAAGATGATTTCCAGGATTTCGTCCTGGGTGCAGCCCACGTTCAAGGCACCTCGGATGTGGTCTTTTAACTCGGCCTGTGCATAGCCGAGCACCGTGAGAGCGGCGATCGTGAGCATTTCCCTCGTCTTCAGATCCAGACCAAGGCGGGGGTAGATATCGGCAAACGGAAACTCGGCCAGACAGCGCGCTAAATCTGGGCTGGTCGCTGCCAAACTCTGCAAGGCGGCATCTATGCCTGGGCCAAATATTGTCCGCATCGTGGTTAAACCACGGTCATATCGAGTGTCTTCAGGCGGCATCGTGAATCTCTCCGGGGGTAATGATTTAGTTAGAAGCGTTGGCAGCCATCAGTGGTACTTTTGCAACAGTTCACGGACAGGCCAACGGCTGGGTAGCAGTTTGCCCACAGGTTCCGCAAACCGACAGCGGAGGGTTCCCAGGCAATCGAAGGTAATTTCGATGTCTGCACCTGGGTCGATGAAGTCATCGTGGTCGCAGCCCGTGCAGTCTGGAATCGTCCCGAAGCCCATCACGGCTCCTGACTTAATCGGGGCGATGAATTGTAACCAGGCAAGGATGTCGTCGGCTTTGTGGCTGATCTCAGCGGTCGATCCCTGGTACTTGACCTGACCATTGACCACAACCGTCACCCCCAGGTTGTAGGGATCGCCCACTTCATCAACCGTGACCAGGTATGGCCCCAGTTGATTCCCCTTAGCCATGTCCTTAGTCAGACAGAACCCTCCCACAAACTCCAACGCCTGAACGTCGCGGGCAGAGATGTCATTAAAGATGCAGAAGCCTGCCACGGGCTGCTTTTCATTGCCATAGACCACCGCCAGTTCTGGCTCAACGTCTAGCCGCGAGGTGTAGGCGGGCCAAGGAATGGTGACATCGTTGCCGACGATCGTGTTCATGTTGCCCTTGTAGTAAGACAGGGCTTCGGGTTGTCCGGGAGGAGGTGGAGCTTTGGGAGCCATGACCGCCTGAGCAAAGGCTTTCAGCAGCGCCGAGGTCTGGGGGTTATCCTGCTCATACTTGCCGATAATCTCGCCAGAATTCTTCATGTGCCGAGGGGTCAACCCAAAGTCAAACAGAGCCGCGACTTCGATCGGCTCCAGCAGTTGCACTGCATCTAGGGGGAACGCTTCCCCCCCGCCCAGATCGCCCAGGTGCTGTTCGCCCCAGGTCAGCAATTCCTTAGCCACCTGTTCGCTTTCCGGCAGACCCGCTAGGTAGGCGCGGCTATCGGTGAGGTGTGGGGAAGCTTGACCCCGGTGGTGTTGCAGCGCCGCAAAGGACACCGCCTGATTGTCGATGACCAGGCCAAACTGCGGCATTGATGACGCATCAGTCTTAAAACGAATGAGTTTCATAGTGTTAATCCGATATATGTACTACTTCGGTATAGATTTGCAGCAGATTAGTATTCGATTTCGATCCCTTTAGCTTTGGCAACTTTGTAGATGGCATCGAAGGTGGCTGCCGTATCCCAGGGTTCATCGGCGGGTTCGTTGCGAAACTCGCGGTAAGCACGCTCCACGTTCATGTAGAGGCGGGCGGGGGCGCGCCACTCCCCGTAGGGGCCAAATTCAATGCGCTTAGCCGCTTCCAGGGCGGACATACCGTCGTCAAAGCACTTTCTCGACTCATCCCGCACATATTCGAGGTATTGCTTCATTTCAATTGCCCCTTCCACTCCGCAGAGGGGGCCATGACCGGGCACAATCACCTTCGGTTCGAGTTCAATCATCAAATCGAGGCATTGGAACCACTTTTCAAAGGAGCCAGTCCAACCCATCGGGGTACATTGCCGGAACAGCACATCCCCCGCAAAGATTACCCCTTCCTGGGGGACGTGGATGATGGTGTCTCCGACCTGGTGACACGGCCCCACGTAGATTAGATGCACCTCAGTGCCGTCGAGATCCAGTTCGTAGCGGGTGTCGAACAGGGTGGTGGGCAGCACCAGTTCGATGCCGTCGAAATTGTAGTCTTCGACCAATTGCTGCCCCGCTGCCAAAACGCCAGGGTGGAGGGCTTTGAGCACGATCCGCTTGAGCAAATTGCCCACGCCATGCAAGAGTTCCTGACTTTCCTCTGGTTCGGCGACCTGTCTCATGCGATCGGGCACCGAACGGTGGGCGATGATTTCGGCCCCTTCAAACAGTTGATTGCCCCAAACATGGTCGGCATCTTCGTGGGTGTTGATAACGCGATCGGGCATGGCGGGCCACACCTGGCTAAACAAATCGATCATCCTCTGGGCATGGGGCAGATCTGATTGGGTGTCGATCACTACACCCCCGCCTCGGTTGATCAGCCCAGAGTTGGCATCACACACCCGATTTTTTTCGTTGAGAACGGCGTAGCAGCTATTGCTGACTTGTTGCATTTCCATAAGCAGAACTCCTTGTGAAGCGAGATTGTGGCGATCGCAATGAGTCTTTTGATAAGTTATTGGTTGGATGACGGTTGGCGACGCTGGCTTAGTAGATAGCCCAATGCCCCTGGCATCGCCAGCAACGTGATCAAAATCGTGGTTGATGCACTCAGGCGGCTGGAAAGGGTGCGGGCTGGTTCCAGTCCATCTATAATGAAGCGCCCAGTAACAACGACAGCAAAAAGCCCTACGGTAACGGCACTGAGGCTAGAGAGAAAGTCTTTGAGGGTGGGCAGGTGAGCATGGGGAAGGCGACGACCCAGCAGCACCCCAGAGATGAACCCTGCCAGGGCTTGGCCTACTACCATAATGAGGCGCAGATGTAGATCGATCGGCTCTTTTTCGGCGGCTAAATGTTCGGCCATGATGCCGCCCAGACCAATGATGATGCCCGCGATCGCCCCCACCCCAATCCACCAGTACAACGGATTAGAGATATAGGCACAAGCCACAATTAAACTAGCCAAGCCAATGGAACTCACCATAGTAGCATGACCAATAGGCAACTGGGTGATGACCATCAGAGTGAGGGCGACACCGACCAGAGTACCAGCCAGCAGGAGCAGTGATTGTTGGGGTCCAGAGACTTTGGGATAGTTTTGCATAGTGCTTGCTTCAGGGGAATAAAACCCCGATTTCTGCTGTAACCAATGCCAGTACCAGGCAAGAGTTGTGAAGAAATCGGGGTTCTGGATGGGTTTACTGCCGTGCCATTGCCACTCTCAGCCGTTCTTCTGGGTCAATGAAGTGATCGTGGTCATCCTTACCTACGTCAAGCTGTACCCAGTGAATTTTGCCTGTGAACTTGCTGCTATGGGCAGTGTAATCGGGACTGACGGTAGTACCTGATTCATAGCCGATGTCAGTAGTCTCGTCTGCTGAGAAAATCATGGCTTGGGTTGCCTCGACTCGCCCGCTACCCACTGATTGACCGTCATAGTACAGGGTGACATTGCCGCCCTTGCCTATACCGCCGCCATCGTAGGCAAACTCCATGCGTACCTGATGTTTTCCTTGAGGGATGGAAGATGTGGCTTCGGTAGGAAACTCATGGATGCCCAGCACGTTATAGGTAAACTTGAGCTTACCGTCCTTGGTATAAACACTCCAACCGCCAAACCTCCCACCCTGAGCAACGATCACGCCGTTGGCGGGTTTGTCTTTCACCTCGATTTCGGCGGTGATGGAGAAGGATTTGTTTTTAATGTTGATGACGCTGTTTTCAGATAAGCGTCCCATTCCAGCGAAGAAGATTTGCGAGTTACCGTGAACGAGTGAGGGTCTTCCAGCAGTAGTCGGATCGACCCGCTCCATTTGGCGATCGTCCAGAGGCAAAACATTATACTTCACTGCCTCAATTAAAAACTGACGTTGTAATTCGCGCAATTTATCCGGCATCTGTTGTGAGAGATCGTGAGCTTGCGACCAATCTTTGCTGCCGTCGTACAGTTCCCAAACGTCTTCATCGAAGGGTACCATCTTTTGTCCTACCATCACCCAAGGAGTACGATGCTTGGTGATAGCACTCCAGCCTTTGTAGTAAATGCCCCGGTTGCCAAACATCTCGAAGTACTGCACATCATGCTGTTCGGGAGCATTGGCATCGTTGAAACTGTAGACCATGCTGGTGCCTTCGTAGGGGCTTTGCAGTACGCCGTTGACCATCGTTGGCTCAGGGATACTTGCAATCTCCAGAACTGTTGGTGCAACATCAATTACATGACTGAACTGGTTGCGAATGCCACCTTTTTCCTGAATCGCTTTGGGATAGCGAACGATCGTACCATTCCGAGTCCCGCCCCAATGGGAAGCAACCTGCTTTGTCCATTGGTAGGGTGTATCCATCGCCCAAGCCCAACCGACAGCATAGTGGTTGTACGAGTCGGGCGAGCCAAAATCATCTAGTTTCGACAACATAAACTCAGGCGTTTCCAAGGATGCCATGCCGTTGAAATTCGCCATTTCGTTAAATGCGCCCTGGTGGGTGCCTTCAGCAGATGCGCCGTTGTCACCGATGATGACGTAAATGAGTGTGTCATCCAGAATCTCTAGATCTTCTAAAGCTTGGATGATTCGTCCAACGTGATAGTCAGTATGTTCCAAGAATGCTGCATATACTTCCATCTCCCGTTCCAGCACGGGCTTCAGTTTGGGGTCCATGTCATCCCAGGCGGGAATTTCGGCATGGCGCGGCGTGAGATCTGCATCTGGGCTAATCACTCCCAGTTCTTTCTGTTTGGCGAAGGTGATTTCTCGCTGTTTGTCCCAACCATGAGCAAATTTGCCTTTATACTTTTCGATCCACTCCTTCGGTACATGGTGGGGCGCGTGGCAGGCTCCGGGAGCGAAGTACATGAAGAAGGGTTTATCGGGCATTAGGGCTTTTTGCTGACTCACCCAAGCGATCGCTTTATCTGCTAAATCTTCGGTGAGGTGGTAGCCGTCTTCGGGGGTTGCCGGGGGTTCGATCGGGATTGTCCCTTCATACAAAGCGGGGTCCCATTGATTGTTCTCACCACCAATAAAACCGTAGAAATATTCAAACCCACCACCACCTGTGGGCCAAGCATCAAAGGGCCCCATTGGTGAAGTTTGCCACACGGGGACTTCATGGCACTTACCAAACATTGATGTTGAGTAGCCATTCAGCTTTAGAGTCAATGCCAGGGGTGCTTTAGTATTGGGACGCACAGAGCATTGACCGGGGGCAGCAGTAGCGGTTTCGGTAATGTTGCCCATGCCGACTGAGTGATGGTTGCGTCCGGTTAGCAAGGCTTGTCTGGTAGGAGCACACAGCGCAGTGGTGTGAAAGCGGGTATATTTTAGTCCCTCCGCTGCCAGTTTCTCAAAGGTGGGCGTGTTGCAAGGGCCACCAAAGGCACTGGAAGCCCCAAATCCTACATCGTCGAGCAGGACGATCAGCACGTTGGGCGCACCTGCTGGCGGACGCAAATCTCGAATTGGGGGATAGTGGGTGTCGGGGTTCTTGGCATCGTAGGTGGTTAAGCCAAAGTGGGTTTGGTCAGGAATTGGCAAAATTTGACGTTGAACCTTGTCGTTTTGTGACATTTGGAATCTCCTATTGTGACTTTCTGAATTCACTTAAAAACAGAAATGGCAGATGCTAAGCTAAGGCTTTGCGATCGCTTCCAACACTGCAATCTGAGCGTCTTGGGGAAGCGTTTCTAAATCAGTTTTGGTATGATTCAACTTAGTTTCAATTGCTGTCAATTGCTGAGGCAAAAATTCACAAAGTTGAGCAAATTTTGGCTCCATTAGTGGAAGTTGTTCAAAGATAAATTTGCTGGAACTTTGCCAAACTAAAAGCTTTTTTCATCTGCAACTAAGTTTCGTTTACGCCAAGTTGTATAAGGAATGGAAACGATCGCAGCAATCAAAGCATAAGTAATCAGGGTGTTAATAATTCCACCTTTGACATAATCCAAGTTTGGGAAGTTCAAGGTGACAAGTAAAAGCGCTAATCCAGCATTGCGAGTAACTGTTGCATAAGCTAGAACAGTTTGATTTTCTACATGAGATCCACCCAAGAAATGACCGCACGCTAGGGAAGCAATAGCGATCGAACCCATTGCCAAATAAGCGGGAAATCCGGCATTGACCACTTTCTCTAGGGAGACAACGAGTAAGACAATTGCTAGCAGCAACAGCAGAAATTTGGCAATTTTAGTCATGGGTTCTAACAGGTCTTCTGCTACTTTGGGAGCATATTGAGCCAATAGAACTCCTAATCCCATTGGTAACACCTGAGCAAAAAAGATTTGTTTAGCAATTTCATCTGGTGATAACCATGCTTGGTTGGGATAAAACTGCGCCAGAATTACAGCAATTAAGGGAATACTAAAAATTGCTAAAACGCATACTGCGAATTGTAGACTGGCAACAAATTTTACATTTCCGCCTGCTTTTATACTCTTAAATGGAATCATTGGTGCGCCGGGACAAGCTATCATTGCTCCAATACCAATGCGTTCTGGTACTGTTAAACCGGGAATAAATAGGGCTAATATTGCGAATAAGGGAACTGCAACAAATACTGAAAATAGCGATCGCAAAAGTAGAGATGGTTGCTTCCATAACCAAACTACATCCTCAAACGTCCAATGAATTCCCATTGAAAACATCAAGGCAAAGAGGGTTAGTTTGGCATAGTTGCTAAATAAAGTTCCGATCAACTCACGGGTGGGATTGGGTGGTTCAGATTGATCGGAGATGCCTGGAATCTGACGAGCAATCTCAATCTGGTTACTGACTTGTTGATAGACTACAGTTCCCCCCTGCAAAATGATTAATTTTGAAAAGCCTTGGGGGTTAATAGTAACAGTAAATTGTTGATTTCCTATTGTGGCAATGTATTTCGTTTGGTCTTTTTTCGGGTTGTTTGCTGGAGTAATGGAGACTGGAACTTTATTTAATTTTTGTGTTTGGTTGGCTTTGTCATAAATATTGAGATAAGCTCGATCTCCTTCTCGAAATACTCTGACTGCATAGCGATCGTTTTGGAACAATAAAGCTGTATCTGAGGTTGGGATTTGAGAAGATGCAGGTGAAGTGATTGAGGTAGGTTGAGCCGAAGTTGGAACTGGAGACTGCGCTATAAGTTCCTGAGCACAAGCTTTCTGATTTATTGCTGAATCAGGGTTAGTTATGGCAGAAGATGCGATCGTCAATGAGTGCAGTGTCCCAACCAAAATCATTGTGAAAACAGCAAGAAAAGTTATCAGAAAACCCTTGCTAGAAGCTTTTTTACAAATAAGATGCGACTTGAAGAACATAAATTTGCTCCGAGATTGTCTGTTTGATCGGACAAATTAGGGTAACAAGCTCATTCCTACCTAAAGCACATCTTAAATTTATGAACAAGTACAGCCCAAGTTCTTGTCATTTCATGCCAAACTTTTGGAGAAAGTAGAGAAATTCTGAGAAAAATCTATCAAAACAGTAAAATATAGCACCTATTTTTTGAACCGTCTGATATTTTTGAAGATTTATGACAATTTTTTTTGTCACTTGATGCCAATGCTATATTTTTACGAAAGAAGAAAAAATGAATTCAGATTTCTACATCTACCCAAGTAAATAACTTTTTTTAACAACTGTCATTTATCTGTCTTTCTAATATTTATGAAATTCATACCTCTCGTTCGATCGAGTGCAGTTTTGCCATTTGTTAAATTTCTCAATCATATTGGCGCACCCAGCGAGCGTTACTTAAAACAAGCACATTTACCGATTTTTAACCTAGAAAATTCAGAGAATCTAGTCTCTTTAACTCAAGCTCTTGCTTTTCTGGAACTAGTTACTCGAAAGGAAGGAATCAAAAATCTGGGGTTCATGGTCGGTCAAAAAACTTCAATTCCTCAGTTTGGTAATTTAGGTTTATTGGTATCTCAATCGCTGACACTGCATGACGCGCTTTGTAAGCTTTTTAAGCTCCATAGTACGTTGAATTCTGGCGAAAAAATTTGGCTAACTGAAGACAATAACTACCTTTGGCTAAACCATCAATATACTATTCCCGATCATATTTATGCTGAACAGGGAATAGGTTTCGCGCTCGCAATGTACATCAATATCATTGGTTTAGCAGCTGGATCAAATTGGCAGCCCGATCGACTCTATTTACAAGGCAGTAAAAACAAATTTTTTTTGCAGCTAGATTGTTTATCTAATACTCAGATTTACTTCCACCAACCCAACAATGCTTTTCGTTTCTCCAAAGATTTGTTGAGTAAACCTTTAATTCGCTCAAAGATACCTTTTACTTCTCACAATGTAGAAGAAGATTTAAAGTTAACAGCCCCTAGTACTAATTTTACTGATTCACTCCGTCAATTAATTTTGCTCCTTTTACCTGAAGGTTATCCTACTCTTCCCATTGCCGCAGAAGCAGCAGGTACAAGCATTCGCACTTTTCAAAGGCTATTGGAAAAAAGTAATCTTAACTACTCACAGTTAGTTGAACAAGTCAGATTTGACCAAGCGGTACATCTGCTGAAAAACCCAACTAATCAGATGATTAATATAGGATTTGATTTAGGTTATACCGATGCTGCTAATTTCACGAGGGCATTTAAGCGATGGACAGGTGTTTCACCTCGTCAATTTCGTAACTTGCATTTGCAGTCTTGAAGAGCTAAGTGGCATTGAAT
This window contains:
- the gntH gene encoding guanitoxin biosynthesis MBL fold metallo-hydrolase GntH, whose translation is MTNTDTTNIDTQTTGEAPTLPTLAYLGGTQAMTLTPIIGTPKRQYAEVFIPGEEALEDGELRVTVLGSGNPWPTRAQASPSILVEIGNPQRDLLLFDLGTGSLINYASLKLPVNLLDKLFITHLHADHMGDILTLSGSFSKVGRADGPIYVWGPSGTTPHLGTKHFCEAIESALSWDTEAGQGPINPESMKIVASEFDFSQTQVIYKQNGVTVTSFPVVHCISGAVGYRLDFAGLSFAFSGDSLPGWPLVNACKGVDVLVHECFPPAAALAAASGLSIERATIALEAAHTSPKAAGKVFSLVQPRLACLWHTLLSPEVVAMLFAELGGVYQGAVLQTQDLTVINITKDAIVSRQAKVESQLPPIAGEQRTTFTPFQVPPPDWWAEALIPID
- a CDS encoding carboxymuconolactone decarboxylase family protein, with the protein product MPPEDTRYDRGLTTMRTIFGPGIDAALQSLAATSPDLARCLAEFPFADIYPRLGLDLKTREMLTIAALTVLGYAQAELKDHIRGALNVGCTQDEILEIILQMAVYAGFPAALEAVKTAAAVFGEQASSG
- a CDS encoding fumarylacetoacetate hydrolase family protein → MKLIRFKTDASSMPQFGLVIDNQAVSFAALQHHRGQASPHLTDSRAYLAGLPESEQVAKELLTWGEQHLGDLGGGEAFPLDAVQLLEPIEVAALFDFGLTPRHMKNSGEIIGKYEQDNPQTSALLKAFAQAVMAPKAPPPPGQPEALSYYKGNMNTIVGNDVTIPWPAYTSRLDVEPELAVVYGNEKQPVAGFCIFNDISARDVQALEFVGGFCLTKDMAKGNQLGPYLVTVDEVGDPYNLGVTVVVNGQVKYQGSTAEISHKADDILAWLQFIAPIKSGAVMGFGTIPDCTGCDHDDFIDPGADIEITFDCLGTLRCRFAEPVGKLLPSRWPVRELLQKYH
- a CDS encoding bile acid:sodium symporter family protein; translation: MILVGTLHSLTIASSAITNPDSAINQKACAQELIAQSPVPTSAQPTSITSPASSQIPTSDTALLFQNDRYAVRVFREGDRAYLNIYDKANQTQKLNKVPVSITPANNPKKDQTKYIATIGNQQFTVTINPQGFSKLIILQGGTVVYQQVSNQIEIARQIPGISDQSEPPNPTRELIGTLFSNYAKLTLFALMFSMGIHWTFEDVVWLWKQPSLLLRSLFSVFVAVPLFAILALFIPGLTVPERIGIGAMIACPGAPMIPFKSIKAGGNVKFVASLQFAVCVLAIFSIPLIAVILAQFYPNQAWLSPDEIAKQIFFAQVLPMGLGVLLAQYAPKVAEDLLEPMTKIAKFLLLLLAIVLLVVSLEKVVNAGFPAYLAMGSIAIASLACGHFLGGSHVENQTVLAYATVTRNAGLALLLVTLNFPNLDYVKGGIINTLITYALIAAIVSIPYTTWRKRNLVADEKSF
- a CDS encoding mechanosensitive ion channel family protein, encoding MTIAHTEELEGALQWKPFGLIGDVAYAPVRLDGRNLFSIAAERKNEKNDRWGLGTLEIRRNRIENRLNSQVQYLIENRVDSRSLQVFTTQLNKQMAVQVALNGETTKPIITVTALDAEIYGLTESEVAQEYAEQIRQALLQAIEERKPDVWRTQIQSAGIVGAIAILSIALLFWWQQRIGKVRRRLRQEFNNYQELLIEQQTAVGMNGELSPDASEQQQHLLALKRRIDRKTWQKRILQLLLLGVGVIGLAWILQRFPQTRLLGVLLFRQPIGLLLIGLTIAIVINWSHLLIDWLLTKWVGTEERLPIAQIERRRRRLLTLSPAWKSITTMLLVGVGLILAYTLFSLSTGLTLFTEIGVLGLAASLALQSSIKDALTGWMLLAKDAFTVGDSITIKDATGIVEDMGLFLTQIRSSPGELITIRNGEINQIINSSKDWSRMDFTVLVDYDSDIKKAMTLMKEVFKTMQTDPVWGVQLLGEPDILGMEKFDQHGILLRIRTQTQPGQQFSVTREFRLRLNQAFKEAGIKLPIPQQEVRYREP
- a CDS encoding arylsulfatase — encoded protein: MSQNDKVQRQILPIPDQTHFGLTTYDAKNPDTHYPPIRDLRPPAGAPNVLIVLLDDVGFGASSAFGGPCNTPTFEKLAAEGLKYTRFHTTALCAPTRQALLTGRNHHSVGMGNITETATAAPGQCSVRPNTKAPLALTLKLNGYSTSMFGKCHEVPVWQTSPMGPFDAWPTGGGGFEYFYGFIGGENNQWDPALYEGTIPIEPPATPEDGYHLTEDLADKAIAWVSQQKALMPDKPFFMYFAPGACHAPHHVPKEWIEKYKGKFAHGWDKQREITFAKQKELGVISPDADLTPRHAEIPAWDDMDPKLKPVLEREMEVYAAFLEHTDYHVGRIIQALEDLEILDDTLIYVIIGDNGASAEGTHQGAFNEMANFNGMASLETPEFMLSKLDDFGSPDSYNHYAVGWAWAMDTPYQWTKQVASHWGGTRNGTIVRYPKAIQEKGGIRNQFSHVIDVAPTVLEIASIPEPTMVNGVLQSPYEGTSMVYSFNDANAPEQHDVQYFEMFGNRGIYYKGWSAITKHRTPWVMVGQKMVPFDEDVWELYDGSKDWSQAHDLSQQMPDKLRELQRQFLIEAVKYNVLPLDDRQMERVDPTTAGRPSLVHGNSQIFFAGMGRLSENSVINIKNKSFSITAEIEVKDKPANGVIVAQGGRFGGWSVYTKDGKLKFTYNVLGIHEFPTEATSSIPQGKHQVRMEFAYDGGGIGKGGNVTLYYDGQSVGSGRVEATQAMIFSADETTDIGYESGTTVSPDYTAHSSKFTGKIHWVQLDVGKDDHDHFIDPEERLRVAMARQ
- a CDS encoding MBL fold metallo-hydrolase, with protein sequence MEMQQVSNSCYAVLNEKNRVCDANSGLINRGGGVVIDTQSDLPHAQRMIDLFSQVWPAMPDRVINTHEDADHVWGNQLFEGAEIIAHRSVPDRMRQVAEPEESQELLHGVGNLLKRIVLKALHPGVLAAGQQLVEDYNFDGIELVLPTTLFDTRYELDLDGTEVHLIYVGPCHQVGDTIIHVPQEGVIFAGDVLFRQCTPMGWTGSFEKWFQCLDLMIELEPKVIVPGHGPLCGVEGAIEMKQYLEYVRDESRKCFDDGMSALEAAKRIEFGPYGEWRAPARLYMNVERAYREFRNEPADEPWDTAATFDAIYKVAKAKGIEIEY